A portion of the Limanda limanda chromosome 3, fLimLim1.1, whole genome shotgun sequence genome contains these proteins:
- the LOC132998747 gene encoding uncharacterized protein LOC132998747 isoform X1 → MLEEHYFSSLLVLLVMDTESPLLSFIKTSLPKLRDPEPLLERLQELGVEDLQDLSYLQESDLLSVLRPIEVRKLLSPLKKTSQQDVLDSPPSNQSNEQFSRASTSASPVTQSDEMHLSGGCSSATASSPRSTSSSSMDITPRRLSDNSWHFKFPVPWQKIPSEIIRKLEKKKRPTKTERLEIIRLIVSEIVTVCPTPGKKHISEIARKMTKAYPAAFTDVIEGEVIGSGYDSLTKQMLSRVDNLKRGNTSLSLKRKVISSSEGEDTQPQKKRLDTYGCINWQPTRLPPNQTPESQKHAQEELKKMWRERCCDSKVIEKMMRDTFFTQRKDIISGTETSDLTKEWPYLFETTGIKTHFRELTGVDMEDKNIANKCARVISFLKSSDKTGKMETIFREMETSINVSDVNVAAFLPLLLKYFNEEEEQMFYKVDQTTLPSEVDCAELPSTPCIVVCGNSTLAAENFMLSADQTIVNGHIRIFSDALMLMFGLYYCMNISYPAAQASTLEFLQRCLFKINPDKGSKVERNATKKQLAVSPKVLTLITKIADYEWRE, encoded by the exons ATGCTTGAAGAACATTATTTTTCATCCCTTCTAGTCCTCCTAGTCATGGATACAGAGAGTCCACTTCTGTCTTTTATCAAAACAAGTCTTCCTAAACTGAGAGACCCTGAGCCTTTGCTTGAGCGTCTGCAAGAGTTAGGAGTTGAGGACCTGCAGGACCTGAGCTACCTGCAGGAGAGTGACCTCCTTTCTGTCCTGAGACCGATTGAAGTCAGGAAACTTCTGTCCCCGCTCAAAAAGACAA GCCAACAAGATGTCTTGGACAGTCCTCCAAGCAACCAGAGCAACGAACAGTTCAGCAGAGCCAGTACCAGTGCAAGTCCAGTAACACAGTCTGACGAGATGCACCTTTCTG GTGGTTGCAGCTCAGCAACTGCAAGTTCACCGCGGTCAACAAGTAGTTCAAGTATGGATATCACACCTCGTCGACTGTCTGACAACAGCTGGCATTTTAAATTTCCAGTTCCTTGGCAGAAAATTCCATCTGAGATCATCAgaaagctggaaaaaaaaaagcggCCAACAAAAACTGAGAGACTTGAAATCATACGGCTCATCGTCAGTGAAATCGTAACCGTGTGCCCAACACCAGGGAAGAAACATATCAGTGAGATAGCAAGGAAGATGACAAAGGCCTACCCTGCGGCATTTACTGATGTCATTGAAGGTGAAGTTATAGGCAGTGGGTATGACTCACTCACCAAACAGATGCTCAGCAGAGTAGATAACCTGAAGAGAGGAAACACTTCACTTTCCTTAAAGAGAAAAGTTATTagcagcagtgaaggagagGATACCCAACCTCAGAAAAAAAGACTAGACACTTACGGGTGTATAAACTGGCAACCAACACGGCTGCCACCTAATCAAACCCCTGAATCCCAGAAACATGCACAAGAAGAGTTAAAGAAAATGTGGAGAGAAAGATGCTGTGACAGCAAAGTCATTGAGAAAATGATGAGAGACACTTTCTTTACTCAGAGAAAAGACATTATCAGTGGGACTGAAACTTCTGACTTGACAAAGGAATGGCCATATCTGTTTGAGACAACTGGCATCAAGACTCATTTTAGAGAGCTTACAGGCGTGGACATGGAAGACAAAAACATAGCAAATAAATGTGCCAGAGTTATTTCATTTCTTAAATCTAGTGACAAGACAGGGAAGATGGAGACCATCTTCAGGGAAATGGAAACATCAATCAATGTTTCAGATGTGAACGTTGCAGCGTTTCTTCCACTGCTCCTCAAGTACTtcaatgaagaagaagaacagatgtTCTACAAAGTGGATCAAACAACCTTGCCCTCTGAAGTGGACTGTGCTGAACTTCCAAGTACACCATGTATTGTTGTGTGTG GAAACTCAACTTTGGCGGCGGAGAATTTCATGCTGTCTGCTGACCAGACCATTGTGAATGGCCACATCAGAATCTTCAGTGATGCTCTTATGCTGATGTTTGGTCTGTACTACTGTATGAACATATCTTACCCAGCAGCCCAAGCATCAACTTTGGAGTTCTTACAGAG gtGCCTCTTCAAGATAAATCCAGACAAGGGATCAAAAGTGGAGCGGAACGCCACCAAAAAACAACTTGCAGTCAGTCCAAAGGTTCTCACATTGATCACCAAAATTGCAGACTACGAGTGGAGGGAATAA
- the LOC132998747 gene encoding uncharacterized protein LOC132998747 isoform X2, with product MDTESPLLSFIKTSLPKLRDPEPLLERLQELGVEDLQDLSYLQESDLLSVLRPIEVRKLLSPLKKTSQQDVLDSPPSNQSNEQFSRASTSASPVTQSDEMHLSGGCSSATASSPRSTSSSSMDITPRRLSDNSWHFKFPVPWQKIPSEIIRKLEKKKRPTKTERLEIIRLIVSEIVTVCPTPGKKHISEIARKMTKAYPAAFTDVIEGEVIGSGYDSLTKQMLSRVDNLKRGNTSLSLKRKVISSSEGEDTQPQKKRLDTYGCINWQPTRLPPNQTPESQKHAQEELKKMWRERCCDSKVIEKMMRDTFFTQRKDIISGTETSDLTKEWPYLFETTGIKTHFRELTGVDMEDKNIANKCARVISFLKSSDKTGKMETIFREMETSINVSDVNVAAFLPLLLKYFNEEEEQMFYKVDQTTLPSEVDCAELPSTPCIVVCGNSTLAAENFMLSADQTIVNGHIRIFSDALMLMFGLYYCMNISYPAAQASTLEFLQRCLFKINPDKGSKVERNATKKQLAVSPKVLTLITKIADYEWRE from the exons ATGGATACAGAGAGTCCACTTCTGTCTTTTATCAAAACAAGTCTTCCTAAACTGAGAGACCCTGAGCCTTTGCTTGAGCGTCTGCAAGAGTTAGGAGTTGAGGACCTGCAGGACCTGAGCTACCTGCAGGAGAGTGACCTCCTTTCTGTCCTGAGACCGATTGAAGTCAGGAAACTTCTGTCCCCGCTCAAAAAGACAA GCCAACAAGATGTCTTGGACAGTCCTCCAAGCAACCAGAGCAACGAACAGTTCAGCAGAGCCAGTACCAGTGCAAGTCCAGTAACACAGTCTGACGAGATGCACCTTTCTG GTGGTTGCAGCTCAGCAACTGCAAGTTCACCGCGGTCAACAAGTAGTTCAAGTATGGATATCACACCTCGTCGACTGTCTGACAACAGCTGGCATTTTAAATTTCCAGTTCCTTGGCAGAAAATTCCATCTGAGATCATCAgaaagctggaaaaaaaaaagcggCCAACAAAAACTGAGAGACTTGAAATCATACGGCTCATCGTCAGTGAAATCGTAACCGTGTGCCCAACACCAGGGAAGAAACATATCAGTGAGATAGCAAGGAAGATGACAAAGGCCTACCCTGCGGCATTTACTGATGTCATTGAAGGTGAAGTTATAGGCAGTGGGTATGACTCACTCACCAAACAGATGCTCAGCAGAGTAGATAACCTGAAGAGAGGAAACACTTCACTTTCCTTAAAGAGAAAAGTTATTagcagcagtgaaggagagGATACCCAACCTCAGAAAAAAAGACTAGACACTTACGGGTGTATAAACTGGCAACCAACACGGCTGCCACCTAATCAAACCCCTGAATCCCAGAAACATGCACAAGAAGAGTTAAAGAAAATGTGGAGAGAAAGATGCTGTGACAGCAAAGTCATTGAGAAAATGATGAGAGACACTTTCTTTACTCAGAGAAAAGACATTATCAGTGGGACTGAAACTTCTGACTTGACAAAGGAATGGCCATATCTGTTTGAGACAACTGGCATCAAGACTCATTTTAGAGAGCTTACAGGCGTGGACATGGAAGACAAAAACATAGCAAATAAATGTGCCAGAGTTATTTCATTTCTTAAATCTAGTGACAAGACAGGGAAGATGGAGACCATCTTCAGGGAAATGGAAACATCAATCAATGTTTCAGATGTGAACGTTGCAGCGTTTCTTCCACTGCTCCTCAAGTACTtcaatgaagaagaagaacagatgtTCTACAAAGTGGATCAAACAACCTTGCCCTCTGAAGTGGACTGTGCTGAACTTCCAAGTACACCATGTATTGTTGTGTGTG GAAACTCAACTTTGGCGGCGGAGAATTTCATGCTGTCTGCTGACCAGACCATTGTGAATGGCCACATCAGAATCTTCAGTGATGCTCTTATGCTGATGTTTGGTCTGTACTACTGTATGAACATATCTTACCCAGCAGCCCAAGCATCAACTTTGGAGTTCTTACAGAG gtGCCTCTTCAAGATAAATCCAGACAAGGGATCAAAAGTGGAGCGGAACGCCACCAAAAAACAACTTGCAGTCAGTCCAAAGGTTCTCACATTGATCACCAAAATTGCAGACTACGAGTGGAGGGAATAA